A part of Triplophysa dalaica isolate WHDGS20190420 chromosome 17, ASM1584641v1, whole genome shotgun sequence genomic DNA contains:
- the adprh gene encoding ADP-ribosylarginine hydrolase isoform X1: MDRLASVEHYKAGMLLSGVGDAIGYRNQLWEYNQSGPAIHQELQELGGLENIYAQLPEWPVSDDTVLHLATAEALATGKEGEELLHEVAFGYVEGMKDMEGRKPGPSSILGISQLRPGIEGGYRILYNPEGTGCGAAMRSMCIGLRYPRPEQLSSLVAVAVETGRMTHPHPTGFLGAVASALFVAYAVQRRPVVTWGLGLLEEACPIAKTFVQSTGYAVTETQRDWDYFIEKWKWYLDLRGLSSGIGPVNLPDQYGPAERDDAYKSFSLSGWAGRSGHDAPMIALDALLGAGSNWEELMSRAGLHGGDSDSTAVIACCCWGLLYGTEGVPECNYKNLEYRGRLESTAEKLYALSH, translated from the exons ATGGACCG tCTTGCATCTGTTGAGCATTACAAAGCAGGCATGCTGCTCAGTGGGGTAGGAGATGCGATTGGTTACAGAAATCAGTTGTGGGAATACAACCAATCTGGTCCTGCCATTCATCAG GAACTGCAAGAGCTCGGAGGGCTAGAAAACATCTATGCTCAACTTCCTGAATGGCCTGTGAGTGATGACACAGTACTTCACTTAGCAACTGCTGAGGCTCTAGCAACAG GAAAAGAAGGTGAGGAGCTACTGCACGAGGTTGCCTTTGGTTATGTAGAGGGAATGAAGGACATGGAAGGAAGAAAGCCTGGACCATCTAGCATTCTGG GTATTTCTCAGTTGCGGCCAGGCATTGAAGGAGGTTACAGGATTCTCTACAATCCAGAAGGCACTGGTTGTGGGGCAGCGATGAGGTCCATGTGCATCGGCCTTAG ATATCCTCGTCCTGAGCAACTGTCCTCACTGGTTGCAGTTGCTGTGGAGACTGGAAGAATGACGCATCCTCATCCAACCGGATTTCTCGGCGCTGTGGCTTCAGCCTTGTTTGTCGCCTACGCGGTCCAGCGGAGACCAGTCGTGACATGGGGTTTGGGTTTGCTGGAAGAGGCTTGTCCTATAGCAAAGACATTTGTGCAGTCTACAGGTTATGCTGTTACTGAGACTCAGAGAGACTGGGACTACTTTATTGAGAAATGGAAATG GTACTTAGATCTCAGGGGACTGTCTTCTGGAATTGGGCCAGTTAACTTGCCGGACCAGTATGGGCCAGCTGAACGAGATGATGCTTACAAAAGCTTTAGCCTATCAGGGTGGGCCGGTCGGAGCGGCCATGACGCTCCAATGATAGCTCTGGATGCCCTTTTGGGGGCTGGGTCAAACTGGGAGGAACTCATGAGTCGAGCAGGATTACATGGAG GAGACAGTGACAGTACTGCAGTGATCGCCTGCTGCTGTTGGGGTCTGCTGTATGGGACAGAGGGAGTGCCCGAGTGTAACTATAAAAACCTGGAGTACAGAGGCCGCCTGGAAAGCACAGCTGAAAAACTTTATGCTCTTTCTCACTGA
- the adprh gene encoding ADP-ribosylarginine hydrolase isoform X2, with the protein MRLVTEISCGNTTNLVLPFISSHPFIQELQELGGLENIYAQLPEWPVSDDTVLHLATAEALATGKEGEELLHEVAFGYVEGMKDMEGRKPGPSSILGISQLRPGIEGGYRILYNPEGTGCGAAMRSMCIGLRYPRPEQLSSLVAVAVETGRMTHPHPTGFLGAVASALFVAYAVQRRPVVTWGLGLLEEACPIAKTFVQSTGYAVTETQRDWDYFIEKWKWYLDLRGLSSGIGPVNLPDQYGPAERDDAYKSFSLSGWAGRSGHDAPMIALDALLGAGSNWEELMSRAGLHGGDSDSTAVIACCCWGLLYGTEGVPECNYKNLEYRGRLESTAEKLYALSH; encoded by the exons ATGCGATTGGTTACAGAAATCAGTTGTGGGAATACAACCAATCTGGTCCTGCCATTCATCAG CAGTCATCCATTCATCCAGGAACTGCAAGAGCTCGGAGGGCTAGAAAACATCTATGCTCAACTTCCTGAATGGCCTGTGAGTGATGACACAGTACTTCACTTAGCAACTGCTGAGGCTCTAGCAACAG GAAAAGAAGGTGAGGAGCTACTGCACGAGGTTGCCTTTGGTTATGTAGAGGGAATGAAGGACATGGAAGGAAGAAAGCCTGGACCATCTAGCATTCTGG GTATTTCTCAGTTGCGGCCAGGCATTGAAGGAGGTTACAGGATTCTCTACAATCCAGAAGGCACTGGTTGTGGGGCAGCGATGAGGTCCATGTGCATCGGCCTTAG ATATCCTCGTCCTGAGCAACTGTCCTCACTGGTTGCAGTTGCTGTGGAGACTGGAAGAATGACGCATCCTCATCCAACCGGATTTCTCGGCGCTGTGGCTTCAGCCTTGTTTGTCGCCTACGCGGTCCAGCGGAGACCAGTCGTGACATGGGGTTTGGGTTTGCTGGAAGAGGCTTGTCCTATAGCAAAGACATTTGTGCAGTCTACAGGTTATGCTGTTACTGAGACTCAGAGAGACTGGGACTACTTTATTGAGAAATGGAAATG GTACTTAGATCTCAGGGGACTGTCTTCTGGAATTGGGCCAGTTAACTTGCCGGACCAGTATGGGCCAGCTGAACGAGATGATGCTTACAAAAGCTTTAGCCTATCAGGGTGGGCCGGTCGGAGCGGCCATGACGCTCCAATGATAGCTCTGGATGCCCTTTTGGGGGCTGGGTCAAACTGGGAGGAACTCATGAGTCGAGCAGGATTACATGGAG GAGACAGTGACAGTACTGCAGTGATCGCCTGCTGCTGTTGGGGTCTGCTGTATGGGACAGAGGGAGTGCCCGAGTGTAACTATAAAAACCTGGAGTACAGAGGCCGCCTGGAAAGCACAGCTGAAAAACTTTATGCTCTTTCTCACTGA
- the adprh gene encoding ADP-ribosylarginine hydrolase isoform X3, whose protein sequence is MLVNLSSHPFIQELQELGGLENIYAQLPEWPVSDDTVLHLATAEALATGKEGEELLHEVAFGYVEGMKDMEGRKPGPSSILGISQLRPGIEGGYRILYNPEGTGCGAAMRSMCIGLRYPRPEQLSSLVAVAVETGRMTHPHPTGFLGAVASALFVAYAVQRRPVVTWGLGLLEEACPIAKTFVQSTGYAVTETQRDWDYFIEKWKWYLDLRGLSSGIGPVNLPDQYGPAERDDAYKSFSLSGWAGRSGHDAPMIALDALLGAGSNWEELMSRAGLHGGDSDSTAVIACCCWGLLYGTEGVPECNYKNLEYRGRLESTAEKLYALSH, encoded by the exons ATGCTGGTTAACCTCAGCAGTCATCCATTCATCCAGGAACTGCAAGAGCTCGGAGGGCTAGAAAACATCTATGCTCAACTTCCTGAATGGCCTGTGAGTGATGACACAGTACTTCACTTAGCAACTGCTGAGGCTCTAGCAACAG GAAAAGAAGGTGAGGAGCTACTGCACGAGGTTGCCTTTGGTTATGTAGAGGGAATGAAGGACATGGAAGGAAGAAAGCCTGGACCATCTAGCATTCTGG GTATTTCTCAGTTGCGGCCAGGCATTGAAGGAGGTTACAGGATTCTCTACAATCCAGAAGGCACTGGTTGTGGGGCAGCGATGAGGTCCATGTGCATCGGCCTTAG ATATCCTCGTCCTGAGCAACTGTCCTCACTGGTTGCAGTTGCTGTGGAGACTGGAAGAATGACGCATCCTCATCCAACCGGATTTCTCGGCGCTGTGGCTTCAGCCTTGTTTGTCGCCTACGCGGTCCAGCGGAGACCAGTCGTGACATGGGGTTTGGGTTTGCTGGAAGAGGCTTGTCCTATAGCAAAGACATTTGTGCAGTCTACAGGTTATGCTGTTACTGAGACTCAGAGAGACTGGGACTACTTTATTGAGAAATGGAAATG GTACTTAGATCTCAGGGGACTGTCTTCTGGAATTGGGCCAGTTAACTTGCCGGACCAGTATGGGCCAGCTGAACGAGATGATGCTTACAAAAGCTTTAGCCTATCAGGGTGGGCCGGTCGGAGCGGCCATGACGCTCCAATGATAGCTCTGGATGCCCTTTTGGGGGCTGGGTCAAACTGGGAGGAACTCATGAGTCGAGCAGGATTACATGGAG GAGACAGTGACAGTACTGCAGTGATCGCCTGCTGCTGTTGGGGTCTGCTGTATGGGACAGAGGGAGTGCCCGAGTGTAACTATAAAAACCTGGAGTACAGAGGCCGCCTGGAAAGCACAGCTGAAAAACTTTATGCTCTTTCTCACTGA